In the Prochlorococcus sp. MIT 1307 genome, one interval contains:
- a CDS encoding DUF1643 domain-containing protein: protein MKVFLDSKSEASFSKCGLYRWHLKRLLSKRRSKIIFIGLNPSKANSNFDDPTIKRLINFSFSWGYGSLIVINLFARVSCSPRILKLCSDPIGERNDQEIEGFLYQWSQDSSFDLWLGWGNQGTLQKREIDVLRLVQRHSNNRLFQFPCALGPLAIGLTKKGHPRHPLYISQKEVLKPFDLS from the coding sequence ATGAAAGTATTTTTAGATTCTAAGTCAGAAGCATCTTTTAGTAAATGTGGGTTATATCGATGGCATTTAAAACGTCTTTTGAGCAAAAGGCGAAGTAAGATTATTTTTATAGGTTTAAACCCTTCAAAGGCTAATTCGAATTTTGATGACCCCACTATCAAACGGCTTATTAATTTCAGTTTTTCTTGGGGTTATGGGTCATTAATAGTCATTAATTTGTTTGCAAGGGTTAGTTGTTCACCTAGGATTCTTAAACTATGTTCTGATCCAATTGGAGAAAGAAATGATCAGGAGATAGAAGGCTTTCTTTATCAATGGTCTCAAGATTCTAGTTTTGATCTTTGGTTAGGATGGGGAAATCAGGGCACTTTGCAAAAGCGTGAAATTGATGTATTGCGCTTGGTTCAAAGACATTCAAACAATCGTTTATTTCAATTCCCTTGCGCCCTAGGACCACTAGCAATTGGACTTACAAAAAAAGGACACCCTCGGCACCCTCTCTATATCTCTCAGAAAGAGGTCTTAAAGCCTTTTGATTTGAGCTAG